CGTTTTTAGCGCCCATGTGCCTTTTTTAAAGCCGAACCAATTTGTCGTTCTGCACAGTCGGTTTCAGGTCGAGTCGTCCTTTACTGAAGATCCTTTCCAGGCCGATTTTGCCATGCTTGCCCCTGCTTACTACCTGATTGATCCCATAGGGGAGCAATCGATTGTTGCACCCGTTGCAAAAACCAGTGCCGCTGTTTATTTGGAACCGCTTATTGCTGATTCAGGCACCTACCGCATACATGCCGCTCCCCGAAAGGGGCCCAAATACCGGGGAGTGGAAACCGAGGAGGGGAAGAAGTACTTTTCGGACGATACTTTAAGGGTGACAGGAAAAAAGATAACGCTTCAGTATTTCAGCAGCGCCGACACCTATGTCTGCAAAGGCGAGCCCGATTATACGCCAAGACCATTGAATCAGGGTGTGGAGATTATTCCATTGTCCCCACCCAATGCCCTTATAGTGGGCGAGCCTGTGAGGTTCAGGGTGTTGCGCGACGGACAAGCAGTTGCCTATGCGCGAATGGTGGTGGCTTACGACAATGAGCACTATGTATTGGATAGCACCGTTGATTTATACGACGTGGAGAACCAAAGACGAAATAACATTTTCGCCGATGGTGAGGGGATCTGTACTTTTATTCCTGAAAAGCCGGGACTGGTCCTTTTGTTTGTTACCATCCATGAAAACATCGGCAACAACCGTTGGGAAAGTCACAACAATTCCCTGACCCTGGAAGTCAAAAGACCATAGATTATTGATGATGAAATTTTAAAATTGAGGAAAATGAGAATTTACACACGTACCGGAGATAAGGGCTTGACCAAAATCTTTGGAAATATGTCCTGTAAAAAGGACGATATAAGAATTGAAAGCAATGGCAAATTGGATGAGGCCAATTCTTTTATCGGTTTGCTGCGCGCAAAATTGAATGATGATCATCCTTGGCAGAAGGGTTTGTTTAAGATTCAGACCGACATCATGGATATGATGTCGCACATTGCCACCCATTCGTCCAAACGAGCGGAAAACAGCGTAGCCCGGCCCGTTGATGGCGAGGTGTTTTGTGAGCAATGGATCGATGAGATGTTGAATGAAATGCCACAACCCCATGATTGGTTTATTCTACCCGGAGGCAATGAAGTTTCTGCCCTATGTCATGTGGTGCGCACCACGCTCAGGACGGCGGAGCGCAGATTGTTTACCTTGCACAGGGAGGACCCTGTGGAAGAGTTTATTCTGAAATACATCAATCGCTTATCCGACCTGTTCTTTGCCTTGTCGCGCTACGAATTGTATAAAGCCCAATTGACCGAGGAAAAGCTTAGGCCATTCCGTCGGATAAGGAGATAGATCTTGAGGCCCAAAAGCCCTGGCTTTTGGGCCCAATTCTTTTATTTCCACCAGGCGTGAAAATGGTGGACTGGTCCGTTTCCTTTTCCGATTTGATAACGCGCACCTTCGACAATGGCGCTGTGTATGAAGTTTTTGGCTTTGACGATGGCTTCATTAAGGGCTAAGCCCTGCGCCAGAAAGGCAGCCACTGCCGACGAGAGGGTGCAGCCGGTTCCGTGGGTGTTATTGGTGGCGATGCGCGGGGACGGCAATTCTATGGTCTCATCTGTTTCTGCATTGTAGAAAATATCCACCAGCTCTTCGTCGGAAAAAT
The genomic region above belongs to Xiashengella succiniciproducens and contains:
- a CDS encoding DUF4198 domain-containing protein, with the translated sequence MKKHLMSVLLALAAVVFSAHVPFLKPNQFVVLHSRFQVESSFTEDPFQADFAMLAPAYYLIDPIGEQSIVAPVAKTSAAVYLEPLIADSGTYRIHAAPRKGPKYRGVETEEGKKYFSDDTLRVTGKKITLQYFSSADTYVCKGEPDYTPRPLNQGVEIIPLSPPNALIVGEPVRFRVLRDGQAVAYARMVVAYDNEHYVLDSTVDLYDVENQRRNNIFADGEGICTFIPEKPGLVLLFVTIHENIGNNRWESHNNSLTLEVKRP
- a CDS encoding cob(I)yrinic acid a,c-diamide adenosyltransferase is translated as MRIYTRTGDKGLTKIFGNMSCKKDDIRIESNGKLDEANSFIGLLRAKLNDDHPWQKGLFKIQTDIMDMMSHIATHSSKRAENSVARPVDGEVFCEQWIDEMLNEMPQPHDWFILPGGNEVSALCHVVRTTLRTAERRLFTLHREDPVEEFILKYINRLSDLFFALSRYELYKAQLTEEKLRPFRRIRR